From Mucilaginibacter rubeus, a single genomic window includes:
- a CDS encoding phosphotransferase enzyme family protein, which yields MFNDILINFGLNVSEYNIKPFGSGLINHTYKINNANQAFILQQINDSVFKHPDHIDNNLALIKQYLDETNPGYLFVAPLKSKTGKSIIQSADGKFYRLFPFIEGSHTVNFLQDTKEAYSAAVQFGRFTRLLNHFDINKLEYTLTDFHNLKLRFKQFEQGLQTAADEKLKQAAGEIEKARTYIDILHTYNQFTANSEIKLRVIHHDTKINNVLFDDKQNALCLVDLDTVMPGYYLSDVGDMMRTYLSPANEEEKDLDQIIIRTDFFRAIYKGYMSEMGTILTETEKQYFIFSGKMMIYMQGLRFLTDFLNNDIYYGAQYEGHNLVRAKNQFKLLEGYTNAEPQFKEIIAGVDKELLATTDGI from the coding sequence ATGTTTAATGATATCCTTATAAATTTTGGATTAAACGTTTCTGAATATAATATTAAGCCCTTTGGTTCGGGCTTAATAAATCATACTTATAAAATAAATAATGCTAACCAGGCATTTATCCTGCAGCAAATCAACGATTCGGTTTTTAAACACCCGGATCATATTGATAATAACCTTGCGCTAATCAAGCAATACCTTGACGAAACTAATCCGGGCTATTTGTTTGTTGCACCGTTAAAAAGCAAAACCGGAAAATCTATCATTCAATCTGCCGACGGCAAATTCTATCGCCTGTTTCCGTTCATTGAAGGATCGCATACGGTAAACTTTTTACAGGATACAAAAGAAGCCTACAGTGCCGCAGTGCAGTTTGGCAGGTTTACGCGTCTTTTAAACCATTTTGATATCAACAAGCTTGAATATACCCTTACAGATTTCCATAACTTGAAACTGCGGTTTAAGCAATTTGAACAAGGTTTACAAACAGCAGCTGATGAAAAACTAAAACAAGCTGCTGGCGAAATAGAGAAAGCACGTACTTATATTGACATATTGCATACCTATAATCAGTTTACTGCAAACAGTGAAATTAAACTGCGCGTAATACATCACGACACCAAAATAAACAATGTGTTGTTTGACGATAAACAAAACGCGCTTTGCCTTGTCGATCTTGACACCGTGATGCCGGGTTATTATTTAAGCGATGTTGGCGATATGATGCGCACCTATCTCTCCCCTGCCAATGAAGAAGAAAAAGACCTTGATCAGATCATCATCAGGACTGATTTTTTCAGGGCGATATACAAGGGATACATGAGCGAAATGGGTACCATCCTTACCGAAACCGAGAAACAGTACTTCATTTTTTCGGGCAAGATGATGATCTATATGCAGGGGCTTCGCTTTTTAACCGACTTTTTAAATAACGATATTTATTACGGCGCGCAATACGAAGGGCATAATTTAGTCAGGGCTAAAAACCAGTTCAAATTGCTTGAAGGTTATACTAATGCCGAACCTCAATTTAAAGAAATAATTGCCGGAGTTGATAAAGAATTACTGGCTACTACCGATGGCATTTAG
- a CDS encoding DNA topoisomerase 3 yields the protein MKVIIAEKPSVARDIAKVFGATTKKDGYIEGKGFTFTWAFGHLLQLAAPQEYGYYGWSVQHLPMLPPKFKLSIRKVKTKDGVVDDPSVKKQLDTIQKLFDEASEIIVATDAGREGELIFRYIYYYLKCKKPFKRLWISSQTDEAIKEGFRNLKPGSDYDTLFNSAHCRSQSDWLVGMNATQALSLSSGIRGAVLSLGRVQTPTLAMICSRYLENKNFVPETFYQVSIHPDKDGQVFKAISAENYKTKEEAQAVLDQVQDVDGGFPQGGHILQVEAKPRKEPPPLLHDLSSLQQEANKRKGFTADQTLNILQNLYENKLVTYPRTGSRYIGDDVFAGVPALIEKLEQHPLFGKQATALGSATLNKRSVNAKKVTDHHAVLTTGENPHQLSADQQAVYDMVAGRMLEAFHQDCIKEVTKIVVQSGAKFNASGTVIHTAGWRSVFNDKEDDKKDEENATLPKVTQGENLPITAKALLEKQTKPRPLYNEATLLKALETAGKEIDDEELRYAMKDSGLGTPATRASIIETLIKRNYIIREKKNLVPTTTGIAVYEVVKNQQIAQAELTGNWEKRLEEIRSGASVTDFQNEIKTYTRAITSELLAQGKSLKIPAAQTTGVKA from the coding sequence ATGAAAGTAATTATAGCCGAAAAACCATCTGTAGCCAGGGATATCGCCAAAGTTTTTGGGGCAACTACCAAAAAGGATGGCTATATCGAAGGTAAAGGGTTTACCTTTACCTGGGCTTTCGGTCACCTGTTACAGCTGGCCGCCCCGCAGGAATACGGCTATTACGGATGGAGTGTTCAGCACCTGCCCATGCTGCCACCCAAATTTAAACTGTCTATCCGCAAGGTAAAAACCAAGGATGGCGTGGTAGATGACCCATCGGTAAAAAAGCAACTTGATACCATCCAAAAGCTATTTGATGAAGCCAGCGAAATCATTGTGGCGACGGATGCCGGGCGCGAGGGAGAGCTTATCTTCCGTTATATTTACTACTACTTAAAGTGTAAAAAACCATTCAAAAGGCTTTGGATCTCATCACAAACAGATGAGGCTATCAAAGAGGGTTTCCGCAACCTGAAACCGGGAAGCGATTATGATACACTGTTCAATTCGGCCCATTGCCGTTCTCAATCAGATTGGTTAGTGGGTATGAATGCCACGCAAGCCTTGAGCCTTTCGTCGGGCATTCGTGGTGCCGTGCTTTCATTGGGCCGGGTACAAACCCCTACCCTTGCCATGATCTGTTCGCGGTACCTCGAAAACAAAAACTTTGTTCCCGAAACATTTTACCAGGTAAGTATCCACCCGGATAAAGACGGACAGGTATTTAAAGCCATATCGGCCGAAAATTATAAAACAAAGGAAGAAGCGCAGGCCGTACTCGACCAGGTTCAGGATGTTGACGGTGGTTTTCCACAGGGTGGCCATATTTTACAGGTAGAAGCCAAACCACGTAAAGAACCACCTCCTTTATTGCACGATTTGAGCAGCCTGCAACAGGAAGCCAATAAGCGCAAAGGTTTTACTGCCGATCAAACGCTTAACATCCTCCAAAACTTATATGAAAACAAGCTGGTTACGTATCCCCGTACCGGCAGCCGCTATATAGGTGATGATGTATTTGCAGGTGTGCCTGCGCTGATTGAAAAACTGGAACAGCATCCGCTTTTTGGCAAACAAGCTACCGCTTTAGGCAGCGCTACACTTAACAAACGAAGTGTAAACGCAAAAAAAGTAACGGATCACCACGCAGTACTCACAACCGGCGAAAACCCGCATCAACTTTCTGCTGATCAGCAGGCTGTTTATGATATGGTAGCCGGTCGTATGCTCGAAGCTTTTCACCAGGATTGCATTAAGGAGGTGACCAAGATTGTTGTACAATCGGGCGCGAAATTCAATGCCAGCGGAACGGTGATCCATACTGCCGGATGGAGGTCTGTATTTAACGATAAAGAAGACGATAAAAAAGACGAAGAGAACGCTACCTTACCTAAAGTTACCCAAGGCGAAAATCTGCCGATAACAGCCAAAGCTTTACTTGAAAAACAAACCAAACCCAGGCCCTTATATAACGAAGCCACGCTGCTTAAAGCACTAGAAACAGCAGGCAAAGAGATTGATGACGAAGAGCTACGCTATGCCATGAAGGATAGCGGCTTGGGAACTCCTGCGACAAGGGCTTCCATCATCGAAACGCTGATTAAGCGCAATTATATCATCAGGGAAAAGAAAAACCTGGTGCCCACAACTACAGGCATCGCTGTTTACGAAGTAGTAAAAAATCAACAAATAGCCCAGGCCGAACTTACAGGAAATTGGGAAAAGCGCCTCGAGGAGATCCGTTCAGGAGCTTCAGTTACTGATTTTCAGAATGAGATTAAAACCTATACCCGCGCCATTACTTCTGAACTACTGGCGCAAGGTAAATCATTAAAAATCCCGGCTGCGCAAACAACCGGGGTTAAGGCTTAA
- a CDS encoding arylsulfatase, with protein sequence MLKKISYLLIAIFYMGPAFAQAPKQKPNIVIILADDMGFSDIGCFGSEISTPNIDRLAREGLKMTQFYNAGRCCPSRAALLTGLYPHQAGVGDMVKYKGSPAYQGYLNDHSATIAELLKDEAGYNTIVSGKWHVGLQQSALAYNRGFDKSFTMLNNGSSYFNSAPLYNDGSKITFMLNDREITRSDTSKYLTQAITDFAIKSLDEIKDQQKPFFMYVAYNAPHWPIQALPEDIAKFKGQYFKGWDVLRKQRYEKQLAAGIIKKQWQLSARDKRAPDWDSLSPEDKDKWDTRMAIYAAMVYRMDACIGEIMSKLKQLGKDKNTIVLFASDNGGSADEVKSLSTVIQKNGSPGSVNSIDSYEIPWANVSNTPFKLFKRNTHEGGIATPLIAWYPGHIKAGSSNDSPGHLIDLMPTCLELAGISYPTQFKNRQLTSLAGISLVDAFNRKPYTGNETLFWEHEGSRAIRKGHWKLVAEIGEPWELYDLEADRSEINNLAGKYPDKVKALEVEYLGWAKKVGVVDWNTTKGL encoded by the coding sequence ATGCTTAAAAAAATCAGCTACTTACTTATCGCTATATTTTACATGGGGCCTGCATTTGCGCAGGCCCCTAAACAAAAGCCCAATATCGTCATCATTCTGGCCGACGATATGGGCTTTTCTGATATTGGCTGTTTCGGCTCAGAGATCAGCACACCTAATATTGACAGACTTGCCCGCGAAGGCCTGAAGATGACGCAGTTTTATAATGCTGGCAGGTGCTGCCCCTCGCGGGCGGCGTTGTTAACCGGTTTGTATCCGCACCAGGCCGGTGTTGGCGACATGGTGAAATATAAAGGCTCGCCAGCTTACCAGGGCTATTTAAATGATCATAGCGCCACCATTGCCGAGTTGCTGAAAGATGAAGCCGGTTATAATACCATAGTATCCGGCAAATGGCATGTGGGGCTGCAGCAATCTGCCTTAGCCTACAACCGCGGGTTTGATAAATCATTTACCATGCTGAATAACGGCAGCAGTTATTTTAATTCGGCGCCGTTGTATAATGATGGCAGCAAGATCACCTTTATGCTGAATGACAGGGAGATCACCCGAAGTGATACCTCGAAATACCTGACGCAGGCTATTACTGATTTCGCGATTAAATCATTAGATGAGATCAAAGATCAGCAAAAGCCTTTTTTTATGTATGTAGCTTATAATGCCCCGCACTGGCCTATACAGGCGCTGCCCGAAGATATAGCGAAGTTTAAAGGCCAATACTTTAAAGGCTGGGATGTGTTACGGAAACAGCGCTATGAAAAACAGCTTGCGGCAGGTATCATCAAAAAACAATGGCAACTATCGGCCAGGGATAAACGCGCGCCGGACTGGGATTCACTATCTCCCGAAGACAAAGATAAATGGGATACCCGTATGGCCATTTACGCTGCCATGGTTTACCGCATGGATGCCTGTATTGGTGAGATCATGAGCAAACTGAAGCAATTGGGAAAAGATAAAAATACCATTGTCCTGTTTGCGTCAGACAATGGCGGCAGCGCCGATGAGGTTAAAAGCTTATCGACCGTAATTCAAAAAAATGGCTCGCCGGGTTCTGTAAATTCAATCGACAGTTATGAGATCCCCTGGGCAAACGTAAGCAATACACCGTTTAAGTTATTCAAACGCAACACGCACGAAGGAGGCATAGCGACACCGCTTATAGCCTGGTATCCCGGGCACATAAAGGCCGGGAGCTCCAATGATAGTCCGGGTCATTTGATTGACCTGATGCCTACCTGCCTTGAACTTGCCGGCATATCGTATCCAACTCAATTCAAAAACCGGCAACTAACATCTTTGGCGGGTATCAGTTTAGTTGATGCCTTTAATAGGAAGCCTTACACAGGCAATGAAACTTTGTTTTGGGAACATGAGGGCAGCAGGGCCATAAGAAAAGGCCACTGGAAATTAGTCGCTGAGATTGGTGAGCCCTGGGAATTATATGATCTGGAAGCCGACCGGTCGGAGATAAACAACCTTGCCGGTAAGTATCCAGATAAAGTTAAAGCGCTGGAAGTGGAATATCTGGGATGGGCGAAAAAAGTTGGCGTTGTTGATTGGAATACTACTAAAGGGTTGTAA
- a CDS encoding thioredoxin domain-containing protein: MKSLKIALLALLVVFIGEVKAQSPVLLSLEAFAAKLKQAKEPQILDARSAEEFAQNHIKGAVNVDAKAADYQQKLDGLSKEKPTFVYSIANGRSTVLSRELRAKGFKDVEELPGGLANWIGSGYPIISTTKKGVSLSKAQFNELAASSSLVLVDFGSRYCGACKKLVPVLDSLKANTAFTPKVISIEVYDNTNLAKELKVNVLPTLVLYKNGKEVWKKQGFSSTTQIEAVAEQAKTGLAASGK; this comes from the coding sequence ATGAAAAGCTTAAAAATTGCATTGCTTGCCTTACTGGTGGTTTTTATTGGCGAGGTAAAAGCGCAGTCGCCGGTTTTATTATCGCTTGAAGCCTTTGCGGCTAAATTGAAACAAGCAAAAGAGCCGCAGATCCTGGATGCGCGTTCGGCAGAAGAGTTTGCGCAGAACCATATTAAAGGTGCCGTAAATGTTGATGCCAAAGCTGCAGATTATCAGCAAAAACTGGATGGCTTGAGCAAGGAAAAGCCAACTTTTGTTTACTCGATAGCAAATGGCCGCAGCACAGTACTTTCACGCGAGTTGCGGGCTAAAGGCTTCAAGGATGTTGAGGAATTGCCGGGTGGTTTGGCCAACTGGATAGGTTCGGGGTATCCTATCATTTCAACAACAAAAAAAGGTGTGTCGCTGTCAAAAGCCCAGTTTAATGAACTGGCGGCATCATCATCTTTAGTATTGGTTGATTTTGGGTCGAGGTATTGCGGGGCCTGCAAAAAACTGGTACCGGTACTTGATTCGCTAAAGGCCAATACCGCTTTTACGCCCAAAGTAATAAGTATTGAGGTTTATGACAATACCAACTTAGCCAAAGAGCTAAAAGTGAATGTACTGCCAACGCTGGTATTGTATAAAAACGGCAAGGAAGTTTGGAAAAAGCAGGGCTTTTCATCAACCACACAAATTGAAGCAGTTGCCGAACAAGCCAAAACCGGTTTGGCGGCAAGCGGCAAATAA
- a CDS encoding arylsulfatase produces MKSVYQRIVALSAIAVAMSAPAFAQLPQVKVTPANIAPIDPANYKGVEGKTLAESKEWWNKPLKAPKGAPNIVWILLDDVGFGASGTFGGLISTPNFDTLANNGLRYVNFHTAGICAPTRSSLLTGRNHHYVHMGNFAHASTAAGFPGYDGRIPPDKGTIAEALRANGYSTYAVGKWGVTPDEDTTAVGPFDRWPTGKGFDHHFGFLESATDQYNPPHLVEDNFHIKPDGRNLNEQITDKAIAYIDAAHKAAPDQPFFLYYAPGATHAPHQVSHEWSDLYKGKFDEGWDVYRQKVFENQKKAGYIPAYAKLPERNERIQAWNSLPADQKKLYARFMEVYAGYLTYIDHQVGRVISYLKASGQFDNTLVFVMIGDNGASKEGTVHGVIDPKNSAATTLEADYIKKNESDYETIGTPEASTNYPLGWAQAANTPFKYWKSDADAEGGTHNPLIVYYPKLITEKGGIRTQYSHVSDVFPTTIEAAGLKLPEYVKGIKQDTLQGKSFFSSFNNAQAKTLHTQQYYYIFTSRSIYKDGWKAEAAHRPDNVDLLNFPKEKTIPERDYDKDVWKLYNLNEDFNERVDLAKKYPEKLKELKDLFDAEAKKNHIYPFIDRDDINNKRIHKLENNN; encoded by the coding sequence ATGAAATCCGTTTATCAACGTATTGTCGCCTTATCGGCAATAGCCGTAGCAATGAGCGCGCCCGCTTTTGCGCAATTGCCGCAGGTAAAGGTAACCCCAGCTAATATAGCGCCTATAGACCCTGCAAATTACAAAGGCGTGGAAGGTAAAACCCTTGCCGAATCAAAGGAGTGGTGGAATAAACCGCTTAAAGCGCCGAAAGGCGCGCCTAACATTGTCTGGATTTTGCTGGACGACGTAGGTTTTGGTGCATCAGGAACTTTTGGTGGCTTGATCAGCACGCCTAATTTTGATACGCTGGCCAATAATGGCTTGCGCTATGTCAACTTCCATACAGCAGGTATTTGCGCGCCAACCCGCTCATCATTACTTACCGGGCGCAATCACCATTATGTGCACATGGGTAATTTTGCCCATGCGTCAACTGCTGCTGGTTTTCCGGGCTATGATGGCCGCATTCCGCCAGATAAAGGTACCATTGCCGAGGCTTTACGCGCAAATGGCTACAGTACTTATGCGGTTGGTAAATGGGGGGTAACGCCTGATGAGGATACTACCGCTGTAGGTCCGTTTGACCGCTGGCCAACCGGTAAGGGTTTCGACCATCATTTCGGATTCCTGGAGTCGGCTACGGATCAATACAACCCGCCGCATTTGGTAGAGGATAATTTTCATATCAAACCTGATGGCCGCAACCTGAACGAGCAGATCACCGATAAGGCTATTGCCTATATTGATGCAGCACATAAAGCAGCACCAGATCAGCCATTCTTTTTATACTATGCACCCGGAGCTACCCACGCGCCACACCAGGTTAGCCATGAGTGGAGCGACCTGTACAAAGGCAAATTTGACGAGGGCTGGGACGTTTACCGCCAAAAGGTTTTTGAAAACCAGAAAAAGGCCGGCTACATTCCCGCTTACGCTAAATTACCGGAACGTAATGAGCGTATCCAGGCCTGGAATAGTTTGCCTGCCGATCAGAAGAAATTGTATGCCCGGTTCATGGAAGTTTATGCAGGTTATTTGACCTACATTGACCACCAGGTAGGCCGTGTGATCAGTTACCTGAAAGCTTCCGGTCAGTTTGATAATACTTTGGTTTTTGTGATGATAGGGGATAATGGGGCCAGTAAGGAAGGAACGGTTCATGGTGTTATCGATCCAAAAAACTCGGCAGCAACAACACTTGAGGCAGATTACATAAAAAAGAACGAAAGCGATTACGAAACCATCGGCACACCCGAAGCTTCAACCAATTATCCTTTAGGTTGGGCACAGGCAGCCAATACGCCGTTTAAATATTGGAAATCAGACGCTGACGCTGAAGGTGGTACCCATAACCCGCTCATTGTTTATTATCCAAAACTCATTACCGAAAAAGGAGGTATTCGTACCCAGTACAGTCACGTATCTGATGTGTTCCCAACCACTATTGAGGCGGCGGGTTTAAAATTACCGGAGTATGTTAAAGGAATTAAGCAGGATACTTTACAGGGCAAATCATTCTTTAGCTCGTTCAACAACGCTCAGGCTAAAACATTGCACACCCAGCAATACTATTACATTTTTACTTCGAGGTCTATTTACAAAGATGGCTGGAAAGCTGAAGCAGCGCACCGCCCGGATAATGTTGACTTGCTGAACTTCCCGAAAGAGAAAACCATCCCTGAACGCGATTACGATAAGGATGTTTGGAAGCTTTACAACCTTAACGAGGATTTTAACGAGCGTGTAGACCTCGCCAAAAAATATCCTGAGAAGCTGAAAGAGCTTAAAGACCTGTTTGATGCCGAAGCTAAAAAGAACCATATCTATCCCTTTATTGACAGGGACGATATCAACAATAAAAGGATCCATAAACTTGAAAATAACAACTAA